In one Rutidosis leptorrhynchoides isolate AG116_Rl617_1_P2 chromosome 8, CSIRO_AGI_Rlap_v1, whole genome shotgun sequence genomic region, the following are encoded:
- the LOC139864811 gene encoding 23.6 kDa heat shock protein, mitochondrial-like: MASSRVLKHLVTKSVIRFRPASSVATSYRFLNSEAIRRNCHRISDVVYRRDLAAKPSFFADVCNRFSTTRKLCRITKRLFETTKSTSKWIEPTITKEDDEGLYVSIHVSNVNVEDVKVSVSDNTVFIQGKDFDQFIMYMCWVDLPDIDSPDKIYNRRDIKAEMCTDKGTLKLIVPKFKKDEMAYNINVQEFKKKPSLVGGHMD, from the exons ATGGCGTCTTCGCGTGTTCTGAAACATCTCGTCACCAAATCCGTTATCCGATTTCGTCCCGCGTCCTCTGTGGCAACATCCTATCGATTTTTAAACTCGGAAGCTATTCGCCGTAATTGTCATCGGATCTCCGATGTCGTTTATCGCCGTGATCTTGCTGCTAAGCCCTCTTTTTTCGCAG ATGTGTGTAATCGATTCTCAACCACCAGGAAGCTGTGTCGAATAACAAAGAGACTGTTTGAAACAACCAAGTCCACTTCAAAATGGATCGAGCCTACCATAACAAAAGAAGATGATGAAGGCCTATACGTATCCATACACGTGTCTAACGTGAATGTGGAAGATGTGAAGGTAAGCGTTAGTGACAACACCGTGTTCATCCAAGGCAAAGATTTTGACCAATTCATAATGTATATGTGTTGGGTAGATTTACCCGATATCGATTCACCAGATAAAATCTATAACCGTCGTGATATCAAGGCAGAGATGTGCACGGATAAGGGGACGTTAAAGCTAATTGTTCCCAAGTTTAAAAAAGATGAGATGGCCTACAATATTAATGTTCAAGAGTTTAAGAAGAAACCATCACTGGTGGGTGGACACATGGATTGA